GGGTGACGATGACGGTCAGGCCGTCCTGGCGGTTCAGCTCGCGCAGGATTTCCATGACCTTGCGGGCGGCGACCGGGTCGAGCGAGGCGACCGGTTCGTCGGCGAGGATGACCTTGGCCTTCTGGACCAGGGCCCGGGCGATGGCGCCGCGCTGCTGCTGGCCGCCCGACAGGGTGTTGGCGCGCTGGCCGGCGTAGTCGGAGATACCGACGCGGTGCAGGGCCTGCATGGCCGCCTGCTTGGTTTCTTGCGGCCAACGACCAAACAGGCCCTGCAGATAGCCGATGCGGCCAAGCGATCCGAGCGCCACATTGGTGAACAGGCTGAGCCGACCGACCAGGTTGAACTGCTGGGCGATGAAGCCGATGCGGATGCGGGCATCGCGAACCTTGTCGCCGACCTTGCCCTTGGTCTGGCAGGTGGTTCCGAAGGCGGTGATCGTGCCGTTCGGCCCGTCGATGGTCTGCAGCCCGTCGATCGAGCGCAGCAGGGTGGACTTGCCCGAGCCGGATGGGCCGATGAGGGCGACCATCTCGCCCTTGCTGACGTCCAGCGACACGCCATCGAGGGCGCGGCGCTTGCCGAAGGTCTTTGAGACCCCCTTAATCGAGAGGACAGCGTCTTGCATCATGATCTGGCGTCGTTCCTAGCACATCCGGCCGGGCGGGGTGGAAATCGTGTCGGCGTTCACGCGGTCGGCGCCCTTGCGCTGGCCGCCAGTCTCTTCATGTCTCCCGCGTGTGCCATGCTGACCTTTGCCCGCGCAAGCGCGTCTGTGGAGAAGTTTCTCGCGGCAGGCGCCATTCCGGGCATTTTCAGCCTTTCGAGCAGATGCATGCCCTTGTGAAGCCATTGATAGACGGCGACGTCCCCCGCGCCGTAGCGGGCGATCGGATGGAAGACATCGTCGATCAGGTCAGCCGGCGACAGGCGGTCCGCGAAGACCCGCAGGTCAGGCGCTTCTTCATTTTTCCGTTCAGCGTTCAGCTGGTCCCAGCTGGACAGCAGCGCCACCCCTGACCGGACCACCGCGATCGCGGTGCCCGGGTCATTGACCCCCGGCGACAGAGCCCGGGCCGCGATCTCGCCCAGCACGATCAGGCCGTGACGCGGGTCCTGGTCAAAACTGCGCCCGTCGCCGAGCGTAAAGGCCGAGCGCAATTCCTTGCAGACGTCTTCGTCGACCCCGCCGTCGAAGATGTTCAGCAGCGGCTGTTCCAAGCCGACCATTGCGCCCGGCAGGGCCACGATCTGCAGGCGTACGCCCTGTTCCTCGGCAATCCGGCCCAGGGCCGAGACGTCGATGTTCTGGACCCTGGCCACCCGGTCGCTGACCACGCGGGTCTGCGGGACCGGCAGGCCTCGCGGCGGCGCACAGGTTGTCGCCTCCCACTCGACCCGCCGGTGAAAGGCCTTGGTGGTCTCCTGCTCGATCCGCTCGACAATGAAGTCGACCCGCGCCAGCCGCGCGAGGCGGTCGATGAGCAGCAGGATGTTGATGGCGACGAGTCCGACCACGATCAGGGTGATGATGTAGACGATCGTCCTGCCGTCCTTGCCGTAGTAGCTGGAGCTCAGGGCGGTCAGGGCGACGATGGCATAGAGAAATCCGCCCACGAAGGTCGACAACGCGCCCTGAAGCCGCTTGTCGGTCGTCACCAAGCCGGCGGCGCGAGGGGTGATGCTGCCGGACACGGAGGTGTAGGCGGTGACCATGGCGCCGGCCCCGAAGATCGAGACCGCCAGCAGGCTGTTGGCGAGGATGGTCAGCAGTCCTTCGACATTGGGGCCGCCCAGCCGTTCCGACATCGCCGAGGGGACGAAGCGGCCGAGCAGGGCGGCGAGCAGCGCCGCCCCAACGCCGGCCAGGCCATACAGGCCGACCCGGAACCAGACCCGGCGGGCGAGCTTGCGCCAGACAAAAAGCCAACGATACATGCGCGCAGTTACCTCACAGCCCCGAGGGGTACAAAAACTACTTTACAGGGGGGGGCTATTGCCTCATATGCCCCCGCTCCGGCGGACCCCGTTGTCCTCATCGCTGCTAACGCCGGCCTGGGTTTAACTGCTAACAGGGGGCTACGTGAATTGCACACGTACCATACTCCCCTGGACCTGGTCCGCGAGCGGTCTCCGGAACATCCTGTCGCACTCGTGCGACGCGATGCCGTAGCTGCAGCAGCGCGCTGGTTCCAGACGAAGTTCAAGGGTGACGTCCTCTACGCTGTGAAGGCCAATCCTTCACCGTGGGTCATAGAGACGCTCGTCCAGAATGGTGTGACCCGGTTCGACGTCGCGTCGATCCCGGAAATCGCGCTTGTGGCGGAGCACGCCCCGGGCTCGCAGATGGCCTTCATGCATCCCGTGAAGAGCCGTCGGTCGATCTCGCAGGCCTACTTCGACTACGGCGTGCGCACCTTCGCGCTCGACACCCATGAAGAGCTGGCCAAGATCCTCGACGCCACCGGCGGGGCGCGCGACCTGAACCTCATCGTCCGCATGGCGGTCGATGCGGAGGGCGCCAACTTCAGCCTGTCGGGCAAGTTCGGGGTCACCCCGTTCGAAGCCCCCAGCCTGCTGCTGGCCGCGCGTCAGGCGACCAGCGCCCTGATGGGCGTCAGCTTCCATGTCGGCAGCCAGTGCATGCGCCCGACCGCCTATCAGGCGGCCATGGCGCAGGTCAGCCGCAGCCTGATCCGCGCCGGCGTCTTCGCCGATGTGGTCGATGTCGGCGGCGGCTTCCCGAGCATCTATCCCGGCATGATCCCTCCGGACATGGACGACTATTTCAGCGCCATCGAACGCGGCTTCAACGAGATGCCGGTGTCCGAGACGACCGAGCTGTGGTGCGAACCCGGCCGGGCCCTCGTCGCCGAGTCGACCTCGCTGCTGACCCGGGTCGAGCTGCGCAAGGGCGAGGCGCTGTACCTCAACGACGGGTCCTACGGCTCGCTGTTCGACGCGGCGCACGTCAAATGGCCCTTCCCGGTCAAGCTCTACCGGGGCGAAGGCGCGGAGGCCCGTGAAGTCGAGGGCGACCTGAAGCCGTTCCGCTTCTACGGTCCGACCTGCGATTCCATGGACCACATGCCGGGTCCCTTCTACCTGCCCACCGATATCCAGGAAGGCGACTTCATCGAGATCGGCATGCTGGGCGCCTACGGGGTCGCCATGACCACCCGCTTCAACGGGTTTGGCGAGACCGAGATGGTGGAAGTGACCGACGCCCCGATGGCCTCGATGTTCGGTCTGGCCCGTCGCTCGATCCCGGCCCCCAAGCCGGCCAGCAACGTCGTCAGGCTGTCACGCCCCAAGGGCAGGAAACGTCGGCGCAAGTAAGCCGTTTAGTACCCAACCATTCTGCCGCAGGCCCGTCGCTCCGTCCGGGCCTGCGGATGCTTTTGTCGACGGGCGCTCAAAACCAAAGGGAAACCTGAAGCGATGAACGCTCCTGTTCCGAACACCAAGGCCCAGCTGCTCGGCAACACCGTCGAGCACGTCGACATGACCAGCTTCGACGCCCGTCCGATCATCGATTCGATGCGCAAGATGAGCTTCTCGAGCCGCGACACGGCCCGCGCCGCCGACATCTTCTCGATGGCCATCGAAGACCCCGACTGCAGCCCGTGGCTGATCCTGGCCGGCTCGACCTCGGCCGGCGGCTGCATGCATGTCTACCGCGACATGGTGAAGTTCGGCATGGTCGACGCCATCGTCGCCACCGGCGCCTCGATCATCGACATGGATTTCTTCGAGGCCCTCGGCTTCAAGCACTACCAGGCCGCTGGCCAGGTCGACGACAACGTGCTGCGCGAGAACTACATCGACCGCATCTACGACACCTACATCGATGAGGAAGAGCTCCAGGCCTGCGACCACACCATCCTGGAGATCGCCAACCGGCTGGAGCCGCGCGGCTATTCCAGCCGTGAGTTCATCTGGGAAATCGGCAAGTGGCTGTCGGAAGGCAACGCCAAGAAGCCCGGCAGCCTGATCCAGACGGCTTACGAAGAGGGCGTGCCGATCTTCTGCCCGGCCTTTGTCGACAGCTCGGCCGGGTTCGGCCTGGTCAAGCACCAGAAGGAACAGATCGCGCTGAAGAAGCCCTATCTGATGATCGACGCCGTCGCCGACTTCCGCGAACTGACCGACATCAAGATCGCCGCCGGCACCACCGGCCTGTTCATGGTCGGCGGCGGGGTTCCCAAGAACTTCGCCCAGGACACCGTGGTCTGCGCCGAGATTCTCGGCGTCGAGGCGGACATGCACAAGTACGCCGTGCAGATCACCGTCGCCGACGTGCGGGACGGCGCCTGCTCGTCCTCGACCCTGAAAGAGGCCGCCAGCTGGGGCAAGGTGGACACCACCTTCGAACAGATGGTCTTCGCCGAGGCCACGACCGTGGTGCCGCTGATCGGTTCGGACGCCTATCACCGGGGCGCCTGGAAGAGCCGCACCAAGCGCCGCTGGAACAAGCTGTTCCAATAGCCACACCAATCACCGCCGCTTCGGGAACCCTCGGAGCGGCGGTTGCTTATGGCCTGCGGGGGCGCTTACATCGGCGCACTGCCGTCGGAGCTTCCATGTCCATGATCCGCTTCTCGCTCGTCGCCGCCTCGGCGGTGCTTCTGCTGGCCGCCTGCGGCAAGGCCGAAGAGTCCGAGACGCCCTCCCCGGCTGAACCGGCCGCCAAGGCCGAGGCCCCCGCCGCCCCGACTGGCCCTCTGGGTCCCGACCAGACCGTCACCACCGACGGCGCCACCGTTTCGGTCGGCGCGGCGGCCTCGAAGGTCGCCACCCCCGCCTATGCGCCGCTGTATCCCGGCGCCGTGGTGGTCAACAGCGTGGTCGGCGAGAGCGGCGTCGGCAAGGGCGGCACCGTGACCTACCGAGCCAACGCCAGCACCGCGGCGATCATCGATTTCTACGAGGGCAAGGTGGAGGCCGCGGGCAAGCCGGTGACCATGAACGCCGAGATGGGCGCCAATGTGCGCATGCTGACCGCCGGCGACAGCGGCGACGGCAAGGGCGCCATGCAGGTCATCGCCAGCCCGGCCGGCAGTGGCTCGGAAGTGCAGCTGACCTGGTCGGACGAGGAGACGGCGGCGCGGCCCTCCAGTACCGGCCCGGCGGTCGGCTCGGCGGGACCGCCCGCCGCCAACCGCGACAACATCCCCAAGAAGCGCACCGGCGGCTGAGGCCTAGAAGGCCCCGGCCGTGTGCAGCAGCCAGGCTGTGTAGGCCAGGTAGCCGGCGACCAACGCCGCCCCCTCGTGCCGGTGGATCTTCATGCCTCGCAGCGCGAACAGGATGGCCGCGCCGGTCGCCGCCGCCAGCACCCAGATATCGACACCGAGAATCTCCGGCGGCACGGCGATGGGTTTGACGATGGCGGTGACGCCCAGGATGCCCAGCAGATTATAGAGGTTTGAGCCGATGACGTTGCCCAGGGCCACATCCCCCTGGCGGCGCAGGGCGGCGGTGATGCTGGTCACCAGTTCGGGCGCCGAGGTGCCGACCGCCACGATGGTCAGGCCGACAATGGTATCCGAGACGCCCATCGACCGGGCCAGGGACACCGAGCCATCGACCAGGATCCCGGCCCCGATGATGGTCACCGCGATGCCGCCGGCCGCCAGGATCAGCGACACCCACAGACTGCCCAGCCAGCCCGGCGCCACCAGATCGGCCTCATCCTCGATGCGCTCGCCCTCGGGACCGGGCGCCTTTCGCTCCAGCAGCCAGACCAGAACGATGTAGCCGACGAGCAGGCCGACCCCGATCATCCCGACGGTCCGGCCCAGTTCGCCTTGAAGCAGGGCCCAGATGGAGCCCGCCGTCGCCAGGGCCAGGACGGGCCCGTCCCGCAGAAAGGCGCGGCGGTCGACGAGGATCGGCGAGATCAGGGCGGTCAGGCCAAGGATCAGCAAGGCATTGGAGATGTTGGAGCCGACGACGTTGCCGACCGCGATGCCGGGCGAGCCGGCGAAGGCCGCCTGAAGGCTGATGACCAGCTCCGGCGTCGAGGTGCCGAAACCGACCAGGGTCAGGCCGATCACCAGGGGGCTGACGCCCAGCGTCCGGGCGGCGCTGGTCGCTCCCCGCACAAGGATGTCGCCGCCGATGATCAGCAGCACCAGCCCGACCAGGATCGCGATCCAGATGTCCATGACGGCCTCCCCTTGGCGCAGTTTGCCCGCCCCATGGCCCGGCCGCCAGCAAAACCGGTCAGCTTGCCCTTTGCCGCCGGCATGGCTACCTGAAGGGCATGTCCTGCGGCCACGACCATCACAGCCACGGCCTGAGCGGCGGCGCCCTGAGCGCCGAGCTGGTCGCCGCCGATGCGCGCTGCGCCGAGGCCGGACAGAAGCTGACCCCGCCGCGCCGCCGAGTGCTCGAACAGCTGTTGCAGGCCGGCCAGCCGGTGAAGGCCTATGACCTGATCGCCGCCTTCGCCGACGGGGCGCCGGCCAAGCCGCCGACCGTCTACCGGGCCCTGGAATTCCTGTCGAAACAGGGGTTCGCCCACCGGATCGAGAGCCTCAACGCCTATGTCGCCTGCCGCCACTCGGCCGCTGAGGGCGCCGACAACCACGCCGCCGCCTTCCTGATCTGCGACTGCTGCGGGGCCACCCGCGAGATCGACCCGGCGGTGCTGGACAGCATCGAGACGGCCGCCCGGGGACCGGGTTTCACCGTCCAGAGCGTGACCATCGAGGCCCACGGCCTCTGCGCCGATTGTGGGGCCGGATGAGTTTCGAGGGCGTCGAGATCTGGCGCGGGGGCGTCAACACCTGGGAATGCGACGAGATGGGGCACATGAATGTGCGCTTCTACGTCGTCAAGGCGGTGGAAGGGCTGGCCTCCCTGGCCGCCATGATCGGCATGCCGGAGGCCTTCCGCGCCGATGCGACCTCGACCTTGCTGGTCCGCGAGCAGCACATCCGCTTCCTCAAGGAAGCCCATGCCGGCGCCGCCCTGCACATGATCGGCGGCGTCGTCGAGATGGGCGAGAGCGAGGCCCGCCTCGTCCAGCTGCTGATCCATTCGAACACCGGCGACATCGCCGCCAGCTTCCAGACCGTCGTCACCCACGTCACGGCGCGCGACGGCACCGCCTTCCCCTGGTCGGAGCGCACCCGCGGCCTTGCCGCCGGCCTGACCATGGCCGTGCCGGAAAAGGCGCGGGCCCGGAGCGTGCCGCTGGAGCCGGTGTCCAGCCTCGCCAGCCTGGCCAGGGCCGATGAGCTTGGCCTGATGCGCATCGGCCTGGGGGCGCTGTCGCCGCAGGAATGCGATGTCTTCGGCCGCATGCGCTCCGAGCTGTTCATCGGCCGGGTGTCGGACGGCATCGGCGCGCTGGTCGGACCCCTGCGGGCCCTCGCCGCCGAGCACGCCCTGAGCAAGCCGGCCCGCACCGGCGGGGCGGTGCTGGAGTACCGCCTGGTGCAGCTGGACTGGCCGCGGGCCGGCGAGCGGTTCGAGCTGCGGTCGGGACTGGTCGGCGTCGATGGGCGGACCATGCGGATGGTCCACTGGATGCTCGACCCGGAGACCGGCAAGGTCTGGGGGACCAGCGAGGCGGTGGCCATCACCTTCGACCTCGACGCCCGCAAGGTGGTGCCGATCGAGGAGGCGGCGCGGGAAGCGATGATGGCGACGGCCATCGACGGACTGGCGCTGTAGTCGCTAGGCCAACGCCTCCAGCAAGGCCGCCCGCACCAGATCGGGGACCTCCATCGGCAGGAAGTGGCTCGTGCCCGGGATGGTTTCGACGGTGATGCGGCCGGTCGCGGTCAGCTCGTCCATCCGGTCGTCCACCTGGCAGGTCGAAGCGATCTCCGCCTTCAGGATGCGGATCGGGCAGGTCGAGTCGAAGAACCCCGGCCAGGGCCGATGCTCGCGGGCCGAGAAGTTGGCCGCTTCCCAGGCCGGGGCGCAGGCCAGCCTGAAACCGCCCGCCTCGTTCGGCACAAGGCCGTCGGCCAGGTAGTCGGCCAGCATGGCGGCCGGCCAGGTCCTGAAGGCCCCGCGACCGAGATAAGCGTCATAGGCCGCCTCGCGGCTGTCGAACTGGTTGCGACGCCGCAAGGCCCCGATCGCCAGGGGCGAGGAGCCGGCGGTTTCCCCCAGGGTCCGGGCCACGTCCTCGCGCATGACCACCGGGTCCAGCAGCACCAGACGGCCCAGCAGGTCCGGGCGCAGCCCCGCCGCCACCAGGCCGGAGGTGCCGCCCATCGAATGGCCGGCGACGACGGCCGGCGGGACCTCCAGGGTTTCCAGCAGGCCGATCAGGTCGGAGCCGAAGTTGGCCCAGGAGCCGTGACCGTCGCCGGGATCGGCTTCCAGCTCGCAGCGGCCATGGCCACGCATGTCGATGGCCAGGACGCGATGGCCGGCCTCGGCCACGGGGCTGAGCAGGGTGCGGTAGGTCAGGGCGTTGAAGCCGTTGGCATGGCAGAAGACCAGATCGATCGGCCGGCCTTCGGGCCCCATCTCGATGCCGGTCATCACCCCGTCGCCGGCCGGGCTGTTGATCGGAATGCGGCGCCGGCGGAAGGCGGGGCCGGGCGGTGCGGGATCGGTGCTCATCAGGTCCGTCATGACCGCCAGACCCAACGGAACGCAAGGGGCTTGGTTTTCCCCGCGTCAGGGCGCCATGCTGGGGCAAACGGGAGAAACCGCCATGAACGCCCACGCCCCGGTCGATGTGACCACCACCGACTGGACCTGCTTCGCCGTCACCATTGAGGGCGGGGTCGCCCATATCCAGCTCAAGCGGCCGGACGAGTACAACACCATGGTCCGGGCCTTCTGGAACGAGTTGCCGGTGATCGTGAAGGACATCAGCGACAACGCCCGGGCCCGCGCCATCGTGCTCAGTTCGACCGGCAAGCACTTCTGCGCCGGCATGGACCTGGCCGTATTCGGCGGCGGGGGCAGCACGACGGGCCTGAAGCCGGCCGACAAGGAGAACGCCGGCGAGAGCTTCCGCTACCATGTGCATCACCTGCAGGACGTCATCAGCTGCCTGGACGAGGCGCGGATGCCGGTGATCGCGGCGATCCAGGGCGGCTGCGTCGGCGGGGCGGTCGATCTGACCTCGTCGGCGGATATTCGTTATTGCACGGCGGACGCCTTCTTCGTGATCCAGGAGATCAACATCGGCATGACCGCCGACGTCGGCACCTTTCCCCGGCTTTGCAAGCTGATCCCCGAGGGCTGGGTGCGTGAGCTGGCCTATACGGGCCGCCGCCTGCCGGCCGCCAAGGCGCAGGCGATCGGCCTGGTCAACGAGGTGTTCGAGACCCACGAGCAGTGCGTCGAGCACGCCCTGGCCACGGCCCGGGAGATCGCCAGCAAGTCGCCGCTGGCCGTGGCCGGGTCCAAGGTGATGATCAACTACGCCCGCGACCACACGATCAAGGACGCGCTCGACTATATCGCGGTGTGGCAGACGGGGATGTTCAGCGGGGCCCATATGGCCGAGGCCTTCAAGGCCAAGGCCGAGAAGCGCGACAGCGACTTCCCCGACCTGATCCCGCTGCGGCGGGGGATGTAGCCTAGAACTCCCGCTCCGCCCCCGACAGGTCGGCGCCGTCCAGTTTCGCGCCGGTGAGGTCGGCTTCCAGCAGGCGGACGCGGCGGGCCCGGGCCTCGCGCAGGTCGGCCTGGCGCAGGACGGCGCGGGTGAGGTTGGCGCGCAGATAGCGGCCCTCGCCGATCAGCAGGGGGCCGAGGTCGGCGCCGCGCAGGTCGGCGCGGTCGAGGCGGGCGTCGAGCAGCTTGACGCCCCGAAGGTCGGCGCCGCGCAGGTTGGCGCCGCGCAGGTCGGCGCTGGACAGGTCGCTGCCCTGCAGCTGCGCCCCCTCCATGTCCATGCCGAAGAAGACCGAGCCCGGGGCCTGCAGGCCGGTCAGCACCCGGCGGCGCAGCTGGCGCAGGGAGCGGAAATCGACGCTGGAAAGCTTGGCGGCCCGGCCGCCGGCGCCGTGGGTGGCGCAGAAGCGTTCGTGGTCGGCCAGCACGTCCCCCAGGGGTTCGTCGTCGATGTAGACGATCGGCGGCGGGGCGCGCAGCACGTCGGAGAGGTCGGCCCGTTCGAGGTTGGCGGTCGAGGTGTCGACGCCGGTCAGCACCGCCCGCTTCAGCGAGGCGCCCGCGAGGTCGGTGTTGAACAGCTCCGCCCCGGACATGTCGGCCCCGTCGAGCAGGGCCTTGGCCAGGCGGGCCCCGCCCAGCTGGGCACCGGCCAGGAGGGCGTCGGTGAGGTCGGCCGAGCGCGACTCGTCGGAGAGCTGGGCGCCCTCGAGGTTGGTCCCGGCCATGACCGCATACTTGAGGTCGCCGGGCCGGGCGTCGTGGGTCAGGATGCGGAAGCCCTGGGCGCTGTCCTGCATGGCGATGCGGCCCTCGCGAAGGTCGGCGCCCATCAGGTTGGCGTGCGAGAGGTTGGCGCCGCGCAGGCAGACGCCGCGCAGGTCGGCGCGGGTGAAGTTGGCGGTGCGCAGGTCGGCGTCGCGCAGGTCGGCCCCGAACAGGACGGCGCGGCTGAAGTCGCCACCCATCAGGCTGGCCCCGTTCAGCCGGGCCCCGGTCAGCTCGGCGTCGGCGAGGTTGACCCCTTCCAGCATGAGGTTGCTGAGGTCGGCGTGGGCGAGGTTGGCCCGCCTGCCGCCCGGCCGGCCGCTGAGGAAGCGCGCATGGGCCTCGAGCGTCTGCTTAAGGCTGGCATGTTCCAGGGTGCGGAGCAGGTTGGGGGCGGCGGACATCGAACGGTGATCTTCGGTTGGCGCCCTTAAGGAAGGGTGAGAGTCGACCTGAAATTCCCGTTTTTGGGTCAGCCCGTTCCGGGCGTCAGAACCAGCCCTTGCGCTTGAACCAGAGCATCGGCAGTACCACGGCGACGACCATCAGCCCGAGCGCCAGGGGCTCGCCCCAGGGCAGGTTGAATTCCGCCATGTATTTGAAATTCATACCAAAATAGCTGGCGACCAGGGTCGGCGGCAGGAAGATGACGGCGGCGATCGAGAAGAATTTGATGATGCCGTTCTGCTCGATGTTGATCAGGCCGAGGGTGGCGTCGAGCAGGAAGGTGATGTCGCCCGACAGGTGGCCGGCATGGTCGGTCAGGCTGGCCACGTCGCGCTGCAGCGACTTGAGGCGCACCGCGTCCTCCTCGCCCTCGGCGATGAAGGGCGAGACGGAGGCGTAGACCAGCAGGCGCGACAGGCTGATCAGGCTGTTGCGGGCCTTGGCGGTGATGCCGCGCCAGCGGCCGAGCTTGCCGAGGATGACCTCGAACCGCGCCGTCTGGCGGGGCCGTTCGAAGATGTGGTTGGAGAGGTTCTCGACCTGTTCGGAGGCGGCTTCCAGGATATCGGCGACGCGATCGACGATGGCGTCGAGCAGGCCGAGGAACACCGACTCGCCGGCGTCGCAGAGCGCCCCGCCGCGTTCGGCCAGGGTGGCTTCGAACAGCTTGAAGGCGCGGGGGTGGGCGTAGCGGATGGTGATCAGCCGGTCCTTGACCAGCACGAAGGTGACCGGGGTCAGCTTCGGGGCCTCGGCCGCCGCGCCGGTGATCACCTCGACGGTCAGGTAGGTGGCGTGGCCCTCGCGGTAGAGGCGGGAGGAGGCCTCGATCTCGCTCATGTCCTCGCGGGTCGGCAGTTCCAGCTGGAGCTGCTGTTCGATGAGAACCTCTTCCTCGCGGGTCGGCTCGACGAGATCGATCCACACCGTGTCGGCCGGCAGGACCCAGCCCTCGCCCGGCGTGACGTCCACGGCCGCCTGGGCGTCGCGCATGAGCAGTCGGATCATTGGCGGGTCCTGGGCGGGGTTATCGAAGCGGCCCACCATTATAACAGCCATCGGTGGGGCCAATGGGCCTTGGGCCGGGATTGTTCAATTCAATCAAAAGGGGGCCGGTAGGCGGCCGGCGGGTGGGCGCGGGGGAAGCGGTGGGGGGCCGGTGGGGGCGCGGTGGCGTCGGGGTGGCCGCCGATGGGGGCCGGGTGGGCCAGCGCCGGCAAAGCGAAAGGGCCGGTGTTTCCACCGGCCCTCTGGCACTTTTGAATCTCGGGTATGTCGCTACTTCTTGTCGCCGCCGCCGGTCGCCTTCTGGATCAGGTCGGCGATGTTGTCGGAGGTTTCGGCGGC
The nucleotide sequence above comes from Caulobacter sp. NIBR1757. Encoded proteins:
- a CDS encoding magnesium transporter CorA family protein translates to MIRLLMRDAQAAVDVTPGEGWVLPADTVWIDLVEPTREEEVLIEQQLQLELPTREDMSEIEASSRLYREGHATYLTVEVITGAAAEAPKLTPVTFVLVKDRLITIRYAHPRAFKLFEATLAERGGALCDAGESVFLGLLDAIVDRVADILEAASEQVENLSNHIFERPRQTARFEVILGKLGRWRGITAKARNSLISLSRLLVYASVSPFIAEGEEDAVRLKSLQRDVASLTDHAGHLSGDITFLLDATLGLINIEQNGIIKFFSIAAVIFLPPTLVASYFGMNFKYMAEFNLPWGEPLALGLMVVAVVLPMLWFKRKGWF